The Punica granatum isolate Tunisia-2019 chromosome 4, ASM765513v2, whole genome shotgun sequence sequence CGGAGAGCTATTCACTCCATTCAGTCCCCCTGAGAGTCCCCTCAAGTCTCCCAAGTTTGCCTTTGGGGGCACGTTGCCTGCTAAGGTATTCGTGTTCCCTGAAACCAGCATTATGAATGAAAACCAACAAGCATCCGTTATGTCGCATCCAAGTGTAATTAGCAGTAATTTAAGACCACATATAAGGACCACATGGGACATCTATAGTTGAAAAGTAAACTATAAATTTGTCTTAACCATGGGGGAGCATACCAGTAATAGACCCCACAATGATGAGCCGCTTCGTCCGAAAATCTGACTGCTTCAAATCATCAAGCAGCAACCTAGCGAGTAGGAAGTGGCCCAGGTGATTTGTCCCGACGCTGAGCTCAAACCCTTCAGCCGTGAAGGTCGGTGCCTTCGCAGTGGGCAAGTACACTGCAGCATTACACACGAGCACATCAAGCGGCCTCCCTGAGCGTCGGAAAGTATCTGCGAATTGCCGGATACTATCGAGTGAGGCAAGGTCCAGGTGCATCACAGTGTAGTTCTCCTTCACGATGCCAACTGATTTAGCTGCCTTCTCAGCCTTGAGAAAGTTCCTGCAAGCCATTATCACGTGCCATTCTCCGGTATCAGCCAAGGCCTTCGCCGTGGCCAGGCCCAGACCGGAAGAGGCTCCAGTAACGATCACTGTACCCTTCCTAAGAGTCTTCTTCTGCTGTGAAGTGGCCTCATCGACCGAAGGGGCTGCTGTAGCAGTTTGTGCTCTGATCGTTCCGACGGATAAGTCCCTTTTGCGACAATCCTGCAATGAAGCACACAGTCTTAGCCGCAATCAGTTCAGAGGACATCGCAACAAATCTAAAAAATCGACAGCAAAGCGGCAAAATTCATGTGATTTCAGCTCAGACAAACCTCGATCGGAGCCTACCTAGGCATTTTACAAAGCCACCAACTTTGGCTAAATCAAAACATGGCATGTTCAAGATTTCTGTTAGCCGGCATTTCAGGTATCAAGCTTATGCACTTCTATCAGAGGAGGGTCCTCTCCATTCTCCaaattgcagaaaattcaTGAGA is a genomic window containing:
- the LOC116204500 gene encoding protochlorophyllide reductase, yielding MALRAALSLPSALSVHKEGKASVSFRESIHFVSTATAKDCRKRDLSVGTIRAQTATAAPSVDEATSQQKKTLRKGTVIVTGASSGLGLATAKALADTGEWHVIMACRNFLKAEKAAKSVGIVKENYTVMHLDLASLDSIRQFADTFRRSGRPLDVLVCNAAVYLPTAKAPTFTAEGFELSVGTNHLGHFLLARLLLDDLKQSDFRTKRLIIVGSITGNTNTLAGNVPPKANLGDLRGLSGGLNGVNSSPMIDGGEFDGAKAYKDSKVCNMLTMQEFHRRYHEETGITFASLYPGCIATTGLFREHIPLFRLLFPPFQKYITKGYVSEEEAGKRLAQVVSDPSLEKSGVYWSWNNNSSSFENQLSKEASDAEKARKLWEVSEKLVGLA